The nucleotide sequence AGCCGCTCTCTGAAGCCATTAGACTTTCCACAGTGTCCTTATGATCCTAAGCGTTTAAACAAGAGAGGAGAGACATAACAGTAAGTTTCCAAATCTATGAGTTGAGATCTTTAAGGGAGAGTAATATCTAAATGGGGAACATAAAGGTCAGACcaagaaggaaacaaaaaaaaacacaaaggaaacaaaacaaaggcTTTCACAATCAATAGTTCACCAAACATGAGAAGACCCTAAAGATCTGCCTTTCTTGTTTTATTCAAGAACATCTGACAAAATGATGAAACCTGAACCAAGATCTGTCCTGTCAATACAACTAGGCTTCACAGAAGCTTCTGTCCACACAAAACACAGAActatataatagaaaatatatatacatgtataaatatataaagcagAGAATATATACAGGTATGTGTAGATATGTACCTTGAACAGGATCAAGAAGAAGCTGAAAAGTGAAAAAGGGTTTAGAGACTCTTTTGGTGTCTGCCGTATAAACTGTCGAAGAATGTGCAGAGATCTCTATGCttatatctttttatattaatatatagttggTATTGGAGTTTGTGAAAGACTCATGTGAGTTTTTATATATGCACTGTTTTTATTTCTTGACGACCAAGCCGTGACTTGCTCAAGATAAGAGAAAATTAATGGATGTCAAACATATAATAGTTAGAAATTCAGTTAATAAATATGGTCTTATGGATCTAAATATAATACTCTTTGATTTTGTTCAAGTTCTTGAGAGAATGCGTAAGATATTTTGTTCTAGTCttactttaaattattattttttctgccCGTTCTTTGTGTGATAATGCTGACCAAATCTTTTCGTATAACATACATTTTAAAAACGAGTTATAATAGCGAGTAGTAGTAGTAAATAGTAATCTAGCTGTTTTGTTCAACTACAACTCTATTATTTAACATAAAGTTTTGATACGCAGGAccgtttgatatttttatagtCTGCCCATTGATTATTACTAAATTGATCTCTAAGATCCCATTAGCTATGTTGTTAGCGGCCTGCATGTGTCCTCCTAATTCATAAGTACGTATTTGTCTGTGCATACATgtaccgattttttttttttttttccgccaaggatattttttattaaaaagaaggGTACTAAGCCCAAACACATATTACAAAGCATAAGCCCACAACAGCAGGGCAAAGATCGACCAAACCTAATCGGGCCTACAGCCCAACCAAACCAAGCCACACCTAGACGGGCCGGACGTCTCTCTTTTGGCCCACGCGTGAAGGAGCGGGGACACGTGTTAGAATTTTACATCAGCGCTACACGCGTCTCCTTTGCTCGACTTGACCCGTCACCGCTTCGAGAAGCCGCCGGAACCAGCCACCGAAACCCTCGTTACGCCGGAGCTCAAACCCGCAGAGCCTCCACCGAAACCACTTTCCTTCAACTTTCTGACCTCTCTGCGGAGAGCTTCATCGACCTCATCAAGATCTCATCCGCCTTAAGAGAGTCGCAAGCCACAAACCTCATAAACCCGATCCAACAACAAGACCACCTTTTAGAACCGCTAGAGCCGGCGACGCAAGACTGTGTGAGCCTTCACCCCCCGGAGACAAGACCGGCGCGGCGATGCTGAATAAGCCAACCACCACCCGGGAACAAGAACCGGCAACGACAGAGCTTTAATAGCCTCTACCTCCCGGCTAAGAACTATTACCATGCAAGACGACTACGCCATACTATCCCCTCCACACGACCGCGCTTTAACTCCAGTAACCCAGCCACCGTTGAAGGCGATTCACTCCTCGAGTAAACGCCTCCGGAAGTGGATTAAACCAGAGGTCAAGCAAAGCAGATCGGGGAGAAGACAAGGGAGAGACACAAAAACAGATAACTTTAACGgagaaacaagaaacaaaggTCTCCGGCGACGGCACGCGCGCAGACGCGCCGGCCGTTCACCGGAGACCAAAAcgagatctactttctctctcttctctctcttctctctaaaagTGTATTTTGTTCACATACATGTACCGATTACTAGCTgtgaaaaaaaagacaaaaagaaaagaaaaagattacTATCTGTGACCAGAGAGAGAATCACTAGTTTcactaatttttgtttcaaaactcTCCCAGCTATGGATTAAAACACTattattagaagaaaaaaataaaataaaaaatatatatatatatatgtactgtATACCACAAATAAATCAATACCAAAAAAGCGTTTAATGATTGTAATTTTCGTCCATGTGTTATTGTTGACTTTCTGGCTCGCATTAGCTGTGACTATGACAAGTGCAAAAATTCCATTTCTTATTAGTAAGGTTTGTAATCATAATTTGCGTTTTGACAACGGCTGTAAAGCATATGCACATACTTGTGTTATACTATATCCAACTTGTGTTAAAGAAAGAAATCGAATTCCCCAAATCTTTGCGCTAATATGCTAGCTGGGGAAGCACGTGAATCTGATTTGCTTCATGAGCAAGAAACAAGTCAAAATTAATTTTCGACAGCGCCAGGGATGGTGGAATTGTCTCCTATTCCTTCGTTTGCATTCTTTTCAGAATCAATGAATCTGAACAGAGCCTGACATCATTCATGACGTAAATGCTCTTTCTATATTTATCTCTTTCCCACGTATATGCTACTAACtacttttctcctttttttataaaagaaaaaaaattactactacttgcaatatattttctttaattgaaAATGAACTAGTTGCAATATTATTCCAAATATCGATGCTACAATACACACCATCTCCTATATCATGTGAGGCGCTATTAAGACAAATCGGTGAATTTCAGTTTTTTCAGAAGACTGGTttgcatgaaaaaaaaaacactagatatataataataaatcacaGTTTATAAATATGGACTGTTGACAGGCTATTATTTTGTCTATTATCATGATTCATGATAGACAAATAGATCCATATAAATAAGATCTGTTtacttttcaaattttattttctgtttacttttaaaatgtaCCCAGTTTGCCAATTTCATTACAGAATTTGTATATTCACCTAATTAACCctatatttattttctgtttagaagtaattatttttattatttaaataatatacacAATAACAGTACATTATTTCTGTATGAAACGAAAGGAGGATACTATAGCAATTATATACGTGATTACATACCAATCCCTTTGATTATCTGTGTCGCAAGTCCAGCTAAAAATTGACACATTTTTcccgggaaaaaaaaaaacaaaaaccattaTAGCCATTTGATTCCCACTAAACTTTTGGAGAATCATCAGCACATATGTCAAATAGACCCACCGAAACTCTCGCCAACCTGTTTCACACTATACTatgcataataaataaattaccgACGTAATCACAGTTAAATCTTGATCCGGTCCGAAAACGTCCCCGAATCCATGGATCTTGAATTTGGAAACTTTTTTACATGTTACAGGCCACTTATGAAGCCATTAGCCCCTGGGCTTAATGGTCTAACAGAGTGCAcgataaaaattgaaatatcatgTTTCTTTTTGCTGTATCCTCCTCTATAGTGCAATGAACAGCGGTGTGATTGTATTCACTAGGACAAAACAAAGCACTGTATTTCATCTTGGTCTAACATGCTTATGATTATAGCAGCACCAGGCATGTGTCCAAGTATAGTTATATCTTTTAACATTTTGGGACCTTTGATTATAGTAAATCGATCACGTATAGATCTTGATGGACATAAGCCATGAATCGGTTTAGTCCTAGTCTGAAGAAAGTCCCTCAAAGTGAACACGGAGCATTTGTGAATTTGATCAAAACCATTTTATAAGCATTGCTCTAATCTGGGATCAGAAATAGCAGTTCatggattattaaaaaaacaagaaaagtcATGGATTATCCCTCATTTGTCGTTTGATATATGAAACCAACggaataaattataaaaaggaTATATTtcgataaaaaatagaaaatgtaaaattgtttaatttctgTTACTTTGAATCCAGTGAAATGATGCATTCCAAATTAATTTATTCCAGTTGCAATCTTAGTAAACTATGATATTtccaagaacaagaaaaaagtataaattagaaaattatatatttttaaaagttattagaCATAGATACAACACAGTAGATAAATTTCATACTTttgaaatatgaaattaaaagttaaacaatataattttttcctCATCTTTCATACGTGAGACAAACAAAAAGTGAATCTTACAACTTCATCCCCGCGCATATTTATCCTACCGAAAGTGAAGGTTGTACTTTTCACCTTTTACATGGACACGTACTAgtctttttcaattttatatgatttataatCCAAGGTTGACGGGCACGTTAGCTTCTTGAATCCATTCAACGGGAGCCAACCAGTTAGCCACAGAGAACTGGTTAACCTCAGACGCAGACTTGGCGATCTTAACCCAGTCAACTCTTTTGTTAGTGTTAGCTCCTGGTCCACGGTTGTTGAACTCAACGTACTTACATGTCTTGTGGAAACTCTCCCCATCCCAGATTTTCCATCCTTCGGGTTTAATCACATCACCGATCTCGCTGTTGATGACCGCGGTGGTGGAGTACTTCTTCCACGGCCTTCCCAAGTACGACGCAACGGTTAACCTCTCTGCCTGTAGTTTCTTGTCTGCAACGATGCGGCAGTTCTGGAGGACGATACCGATTTTCATGGATAGTCCCTTTTCGTTTCCGTCGGCTGTGACGGTGTTGAATTGATTCTTGTTTCCTTTACGGACAACAATCATTGAGTTTTGGATAACGGTTGCGCCCTTTCCGAAGATGAAATCGATTGTTCCTGAGACGACGATGTTTCTGTAGAACTGACGACCGTTGTTAGCGTATAGAGTGTCTTGGTAACCATCGAATCTACAGTTGAAGAGGACTGCACGGTCTCCATTCACTCTGATTGCCACGGCTTGGTGTCCCATTGGACCAGCTGTGTTCTTGAATCCAATAAATTTAGCCATGAACCCTTCAGATTCCACCTCTACACAAATACAACATTACATGTAATAATTAAATGAGTTATTGATATTATTGAGATTTGTAATAATAACTATTAAGTTAGGGTTAGGGTGAGACTTACGGACTGTGCCACTAAGGGAAGTGGTGGTTCCAGGGGTGAGTTTAACGCTTCTGTTGAAAGAGATAATGGTCTTTCTTGCACCATCTCCGAACATGAAGATGTTGTTCTTTTTCTTAGGGATCACAACTTGCTCTTTGTAGATACCAGCCTTGATGTGGATAATGCATCTACCTGGGTTTTTCTGGGGACAAGCATCAACGGCTTGTTGGACCGTCTTAAACTGTCCGCTTCCATCCTTAGCCACCACATAGGTTGCTTTGATTCTAGCACCACCTTCACCACCCTTTTCGCCACGTCCAGCGTTAGCCATGAGCTTCCTGTCTGTACCCGAAACCCATCTTGGGATTCCGAGGTCGTCAAGGTCTTCAAGAAGACGACGAGAAGGACCGTCTGGATCGGCCACGGGAGTATCAACGGCAGGAGTGGCTTTTTTGTCGACTGGAGCTGCTCCTTTCTcggaggaagagaagaaatCACCTGTCATGTTCTTGAAATCATCCATTTTGATGTTAAGCTTGGCCATCGCGCTGACGACTGTGTGGAAGATGTCAATAGCGTTGCCTGTGAGAATCTTGGAGTTTGCAATGCCTTCTCCAATAGTCTTTCTCAAATCATCTTCTTCGATATCATCAAGACAATCGGTTTGGTAGTTGTAAACACCGGTTAACCATTGTTTAAGCTGGTCGATTTTGCTACCGATCTGGTTAAGATCTTCACCCATTTCCTCAATAATGGTACCGAGATCCTCAAGCGCGTACATGAAAACTCTCTTGCAGTAATCAAGAACGGCTTTGTTGTTTGGTGAGATGCTTGAACCCAATTTCCCTTCGGTTTTACCCGTGAAGTTTGATGATTTGGTTATTGCATCTTGTGTAGCGAGGATGAAGGCCTTGATCAGCTTGTTTGGGTCATCGCTCTTGACTGGCTCGAGTGTTTTGACACACGAGGCTTTGTCAGAAGTAGCCTGGCAAATTCCTTGAACGGCTTTCATCTGTGGAGACAGAGGAGTGTCGTTGTTTCTGTTAACGATGGCAACGACTCCTATGGCTACTCCGACCAATAAAAGGACGGAGGCCACAGAAACAACAACTTTTcctatcatttttttatattttattatattgttttgtgtatttttgaattttttttgctcCCTCCGGTTTTATTTAGAGGTTAATCGGAGAGGGAGGGGCTTTATTAGAGAAAAGCCAAGTTGTTTAATGACTCGGGCCAGTGAATATTGTGATGGATTATGGAGGATTTATAGTAGCTTTTAGTATCTAAAAAAAAGCTACGTGCATGGAATTTGCATGGAGAGAGAGATTTACGGTCGACGAATGGCTGAGAATATCTGGTAAAAAAAGGTCTAATTAACTAATGACACTATGAAATTGCTTTATTGTGAGGTTTAAAATTGGTCAACGCAAGATAAATATGGAGTACGATCCTGGTTGGAGGGTGTGGTAGGCCTGGTGGCGTGATTGACTACAAATAGAAATGACATATATAGATATAAGTAACAAGTGAGTTAGTTAACAATATAATTAAGTGATTTAGGCAAATGTAAAATGTTGTGATGAGTTCAAAATCTGGAAATCAACCAGACTCAACTAGGATAATTCCAACAAaattgtgtttattttttttttaatatgaaatttctTGGGGAAAAAATAGATTAACTCGAATCAAACCAATACAatgagattttgaaaaaaaaaatatgctgCCATAAAAATGTCTATATAAAATTAGCTATGTAAAACCCGAAATAATCTTCAAATTAGTCTAAGAAAACTTATGATTACATCACCAAATTACATGAgaagataaatttataaacattgATTGACATATATGGTAAAAATCATATGAGATCTGATTCTCAAAACCAACATGTTGCTATATTGATAAAGGTTTTGCAATCAGAGTTCTTTTTGGTAGAATGTTTTCCTTTTGTCAACTGGTAGAATGTCTATATCTCAAGTTTTTATCATCATTATGATTGTTTCTAAAAGCTTATGATGGTGTACTATATATTAGTCGTAGTTTTTTAGCTTGAGTTTATTGGTAAAGTCATTATAGTGATAGTTACACATTTAAGCAACTAATGTTATGTATATAAACAAAACTGCTTTACGGTTTGGCTAATCAATTACTGAAGTGTATTTTTTGGGCATTTCTCTCACTCGAGCTTAATGTAATATTACACTATCTGATCAACAAATGATGAAAAATTAAAGTATTTCGCTACTAGTTTTCGTTATACTTCTGTAAAAGATTGAAAACTTTGgtataataatttaacattttatcaaaaaaatgatgaaaaattaaattgtttttagtttgtgTGTAAAATACATACAACTACACAATTGCATAGGAAAAACATTGATAGAAAATGTATCACTGATTAGAAGAATAAGAGAGAGGGTATCACCAACACAACACCAAAACATGATTGTAGCATCAAAAATAAACTTAGCAATAGAATGGTACGTATTCAGCTTATGCTAAGTAGTATTTTTAGTAGAATTTCGATTTTGACCTATAGTGATTAATTAGTGACTCGTACCTTGTCTTCTACGTTTATGTAGCCATTAAAAATTTAGGTCAAAATGTAAAATTAACGAAAAGGAAaatgaaggaaaaagaaaatttaaaatgtagACATATAAAAGATAGTATACcaaatacattattaatattAGATTATCACATTTTCCATATCCTTTCCAACCACGAGGTCCATACATGATTATCACCCATAACATATTAATCACAAACATACATCAAAAGGAACCTTTCTTTACAAGATTCCTAACATGACTTACAAAAACCCAAACGATGCAGATTATTTATCACCATCGACGACGCCATACATTTTTATTTGCTTTTTCTTCAATAAATAGATCAGACGTAGTAAAAGGACAAAGGTGGTGGGAGCAACGAATCAGTATCTTTCTGGTTTAGTTTGGTCTTAATGTTAAGAGTGTTAAACACTTTTCCCATTCCAGCGAACACATCCACAGACTCGCCACTCATTCTTTTCCCAAGCCCAATCCCTCCTTGAACCTCTTTCAACAATGTTTTGTCGTAAATGTCATCGAGACAACTCGACTGGTAGTTGAAGATCGATGTCATCTTCTTCTTACATGTGAAGTAATTATCAGCCATGCTCGTTATGTCTTTTCCCGCGGCTTTCCAGAAATCTGAAAAGTCTTCCAAGGCGTTGTTTAGCTGTTTCTCGCAACTGGTGATGCAAGTTGTGGCAAATTTGTCTCCCTTGTACTTGGGTTTGATTCCGGAGAGGAACTTCAAGCCCTTTTTAACGGAGGTTTCTGCTCCCGTCGCTAAGTGACGGACCAAAACGTCGGGATCATTGCTTGGGACGGTTTTCAAGGTTATGCTACAGAGACGTTTGTCTTGGACAACGCTGCAGATTCCTGCCACTGTTTTTTCGTGTTCCGGTGTGACGGCGTCACGTTTGGCTGGGATAATGAATGCGGTTGCGGTTAGGGCGATGCATAGAATTAGAAAGGCGAGTTTTATTGGAGTGttcatttttttgggttttttttttgttatgggACGTGTGAATTGGAAAGGATTGGATAgaaaaagagaaggaagaagaaagggtgcgtatatatatagagatttttatTTGACTTTTCTAAATTtgaatgtttatttttgttattggtTTTGACTATTTTCAGAGATTAATGGATGATCACGAGTGAATTGAGGCGTTTTTAATCTGTGGACATGCCATGCTCCTGTCCTCCAAGAAACCCTatttctttctctttgtttttatcAGCCAACAGAGACGCtcaatattattttatcttttgttacGCAATTAGGTAAGAATGAGAAGTattcaacaaacaaaaaaattggtgAGAATATCAACAAACTTAtcttaaaaacatatttaatagaTTAATAACCATAGTAACAGAAATGATATTTTACTATATACACATAAGAATTCGTAGGTTCATAACAGAAAATTAACCAAAAGATTGTCAATGATTTATTGCTTTTTGAAGTAATACATCAACGGAGAGTTTTATGCACATTAAGATTGTCGATGacataattgtattttttttctatttgtaaATTTACAATGGAAATGATCTTGTACTAATTATTTGAAGCTTTagagaaatcatcatttaacaAATTATTACATTTATGACTTACTCAAATGGTTGCTTCGATGCACATTCCAATACTTCCATGACTTGTTCTTCTCTGGCACATGAACTGCGATGCAGATCAGAACTTCAGAAGCTCTAACACTGGAATCCGAATCTCACATCCTAAAGAAGATAGCTCGATGAGCCGCTTTGCAGCTCCAGCTTCTACTATTGCTCTTGAATGATCTATGTGTAAGTAATTACACGGGATAGCAAATTTAGTGAGTGCTACAATTGCTTCTCTTAATACCTCTCGATCTCTTAGGCCAAGAAGCTTCACCAATTGTTCAATCATTGATGTATCGGACGCTCTAAATGATCGTGCCAGGTTCCCTATTAATGTGATGTATGGTATTAGTAAAACCATGTCTCCATTTTCTTCAATGAGCTTATGGAATTGATTAACAATGGCCTTGAAAACTGGAGACTTGCACTTGAAAGCTGAGTGTCTTCTCAAGCTAGAGTCCATCTCTGCCACAGAAGTAATCTCTATTAAAACCATCAAGGAGATGAGCCTAACTTCTCTGTCTTGTATCTCAAGCAAATCTGCGAAACGCAAGAATCTTTTTGAATCGGTGATGCTTTTGCTGATAGATGAATTTCCTTTGGCTAGCTCCCTCAAAGCTTTTGCTGCCATTGCCTTCATGTGCCAAGAGTCCTCTTCGAGCTTTGAAGTCAAAAGGCTTAGAAGGAGCTGAATCACGTCATGTTGTGCGAACAAGTCCTGGCTCTCGGAGAAGCTCGAGACCAACACGGACGTGGCACAAGCCACCTCTGCTTGAACCCTCATCGACCCTTGTTTGAGGATCTTAACAAATACAGAACACAAACCATTACGGATCATGATCTCTGCGCATCTAGGGTTGTCACTGGCCATTGATCTCAGCGACCTAGCTGCTTCACAGGCGTCATCATCAAGTGTCCCTGTGTAAAGAATTGCCATAAGTTCATATATCAAGAAAATAGTTGGATCCCTTATGGCGAAGGGTAGGAGACCAGTTAGCTGCTCGTGTTTGCCATCATGTGATGGAGTGGAGACGTTGAGGAGCCACGAGACGTTGATGATGGATCTTTCCAGCCGGACAAGCATCTTTTTGGTAAGTGGAGACGCGGATTATTGTCAAGACGCGATTCCTTAGCTTTGGGATGCACTTGTCTAACACAGCGAGAGACTTTTGAAGCACAGCTTCGGCGATTGAGATGACGTGGCGGGTCGGAAACTCGCATAGATTGGAGCTGGCGGTTAAGGCTTTCTCCAGCAGTTCTAAGAGTTTTGTACCTTGATCTTGACCACGTCCCACTCCTTCTTGAATAATCTGGCTTCGTTTGACGCTTGAATAACTTGAACCGCAAGATCAACCGCGGAGATAAGGATAGGCTTCACCGTATCCGCCATAGAAATGAGATTGAGTCCTACGCGTAGGAACAAAGTCGTAGTAAAGTTTACTAGCGTTTTAGTTATATATGAAGACAAGAAAAAGTTgtcttttatcattttcttcttctctgatTCAAACAAAATATCTCTGTCTATTTCGTTCGATTTAGattgttaattttcttttatgttaGATGTGGAAAAGTATGTATAATAGGAAGACATCAAGAAACATCCAAGTCCGTTCTTACTCTTTCTTTACACCATTCCAATTAGTATTTACTAAGATCATTTAGTGACCTGAGTATCATCTTATCACGTGTTATTGTGGAAACCCGTTATAACCACAATCCATAGCAAGAAGAGGACACATATAGGTATCGCTAGTATATACCACGAAGATATCTCATGCATGGTAAAGACGTAAAGTAAGAAATTGATATTGAAATATTGCTGTACTGATAATGAACGATGGACGCATGGGCTTATGATATTTGGTCTCATGGGCTTAGTTTACAATAAATGGCGGCAATCTCGGCCATCAAGCCTAACAAGATGATAAAGGCTCATTACGTAGGTAAGTTGGTTTCCTTACTCGTAGAGCCACGGCCCTCGATGAATTGTTGATGGGTTGAAAACTTCAAAGAAGCATAATTGCACTAGAAGAGGAAAGTTAAAAGTTTTTGTGTTATTCTCTAACCCTTGTCATGAAACTACATGTGTCAATAATTACAAGAGTTGACTGGTTGAATCTGTAATCGCGTGTTTTAACATCAGAGTTTTGACTGCAGAAAGTTAGGTCGTATAATTAATGGACGTGATTTTGTTAAAAGTTAAAGCTATATAAtcaacctaatttttttttaaaaaaaaatcaatcccTACATCCCCTAAAGGTCTATCTACAAATTAATCCCTAAGAAATTAGGATTTTACGTTTTATATAATTTCCTTGGGTGATAAAAGCttaatatatatagtcaatataTATGGGAATGACCAGATATAATATATACTGAGCTAGTACTAAATTGTAAAGATCTCAACTAACATGCATGTTTTAATTTATACGTAATAGTTTGTAGATTATAGATCAGTGGATACATAATAAGCAGGGTCGTCTTTTAGCACGTGCAAGTGGAGCGGTCGAATAGGGTCCAAAATTTTAGAGggtccataattttttttattttagtaatagttataaatttaaaatcacatatatttattaaaaatcagattgctatatttaaatttaattttcgtatttattaaccaataaattttgtttacataaCTAAC is from Brassica napus cultivar Da-Ae chromosome A4, Da-Ae, whole genome shotgun sequence and encodes:
- the LOC106450541 gene encoding pectinesterase 5-like — its product is MIGKVVVSVASVLLLVGVAIGVVAIVNRNNDTPLSPQMKAVQGICQATSDKASCVKTLEPVKSDDPNKLIKAFILATQDAITKSSNFTGKTEGKLGSSISPNNKAVLDYCKRVFMYALEDLGTIIEEMGEDLNQIGSKIDQLKQWLTGVYNYQTDCLDDIEEDDLRKTIGEGIANSKILTGNAIDIFHTVVSAMAKLNIKMDDFKNMTGDFFSSSEKGAAPVDKKATPAVDTPVADPDGPSRRLLEDLDDLGIPRWVSGTDRKLMANAGRGEKGGEGGARIKATYVVAKDGSGQFKTVQQAVDACPQKNPGRCIIHIKAGIYKEQVVIPKKKNNIFMFGDGARKTIISFNRSVKLTPGTTTSLSGTVQVESEGFMAKFIGFKNTAGPMGHQAVAIRVNGDRAVLFNCRFDGYQDTLYANNGRQFYRNIVVSGTIDFIFGKGATVIQNSMIVVRKGNKNQFNTVTADGNEKGLSMKIGIVLQNCRIVADKKLQAERLTVASYLGRPWKKYSTTAVINSEIGDVIKPEGWKIWDGESFHKTCKYVEFNNRGPGANTNKRVDWVKIAKSASEVNQFSVANWLAPVEWIQEANVPVNLGL
- the LOC106454443 gene encoding pectinesterase 5, giving the protein MNTPIKLAFLILCIALTATAFIIPAKRDAVTPEHEKTVAGICSVVQDKRLCSITLKTVPSNDPDVLVRHLATGAETSVKKGLKFLSGIKPKYKGDKFATTCITSCEKQLNNALEDFSDFWKAAGKDITSMADNYFTCKKKMTSIFNYQSSCLDDIYDKTLLKEVQGGIGLGKRMSGESVDVFAGMGKVFNTLNIKTKLNQKDTDSLLPPPLSFYYV
- the LOC125608399 gene encoding uncharacterized protein LOC125608399 gives rise to the protein MLVRLERSIINVSWLLNVSTPSHDGKHEQLTGTLDDDACEAARSLRSMASDNPRCAEIMIRNGLCSVFVKILKQGSMRVQAEVACATSVLVSSFSESQDLFAQHDVIQLLLSLLTSKLEEDSWHMKAMAAKALRELAKGNSSISKSITDSKRFLRFADLLEIQDREVRLISLMVLIEITSVAEMDSSLRRHSAFKCKSPVFKAIVNQFHKLIEENGDMVLLIPYITLIGNLARSFRASDTSMIEQLVKLLGLRDREVLREAIVALTKFAIPCNYLHIDHSRAIVEAGAAKRLIELSSLGCEIRIPVLELLKF